One stretch of Verrucomicrobiia bacterium DNA includes these proteins:
- a CDS encoding amidase, with product MKRRTFVEKLMYMGTAVATSSLRSHGATRAPVLRHGAASTAVEEATEWSRALVSGRRTSHELAKACLRAIRATNLHGPAVRAVLVTDPEVLAKAEALDELRGREGSLGPVHGLPILLKDNVDTGDRLPTTAGSLALAGTRAPRDAEVTRRLRNAGALILGKTNLSEWANIRSTRSSSGWSALGGQTRNPYALDRSPSGSSSGSAVAVAAGFCAAAVGTETDGSVVSPAAACSVVGFKPTVGLVSRRGIIPISSTQDTAGPMARTVADTALLLGAMAGEDPEDPSTLGASRYRESDYTRWLDPKALQGARLGVARQFFGAHLLVDAQIERQLGLLRELGAVLVDPVTIPTLGQFGDAEMEVLLYELKAGLAAYLSTRGDEVPVRTLADIIAFNERHRDREMALFDQDLFLRAEAKGPLTDPAYLQAREQCRRLARVEGVEAVLAGHRLDALVAPTAGLPWLIDPVAGDAPGGGCSSLPAVAGTPHLTVPAGYVRGLPVGLSFMGPAWSEARLLALGYAFEQAARCRRPPAFLFTAGRL from the coding sequence ATGAAGCGACGTACATTTGTCGAAAAATTGATGTACATGGGTACTGCAGTTGCCACGTCCTCTTTGCGATCACACGGCGCCACCCGCGCACCCGTTCTCAGGCACGGTGCCGCATCCACAGCGGTGGAAGAAGCGACGGAGTGGTCGCGGGCGCTGGTGTCGGGCCGCCGGACGAGCCACGAACTGGCGAAAGCGTGCCTGCGCGCGATTCGAGCCACCAATTTGCATGGACCTGCAGTCCGGGCGGTGCTGGTTACGGATCCCGAGGTTCTGGCGAAGGCCGAGGCGCTGGATGAACTCCGGGGGCGGGAGGGTTCGCTGGGTCCCGTGCATGGCCTGCCCATCCTCCTCAAGGACAACGTGGACACCGGGGACCGCCTCCCGACCACCGCGGGTTCGCTGGCACTTGCGGGAACCCGGGCTCCGCGCGATGCGGAGGTCACCCGGCGGCTTCGAAATGCCGGCGCATTGATCCTCGGCAAAACGAACTTGAGCGAATGGGCGAACATCCGGTCCACACGATCGTCCAGCGGCTGGAGCGCCCTCGGTGGACAGACCCGGAATCCCTACGCGCTGGATCGTTCCCCAAGCGGCTCGAGCTCGGGCTCGGCGGTCGCCGTGGCCGCGGGATTCTGCGCCGCTGCGGTTGGCACCGAGACCGACGGGTCCGTGGTCTCACCTGCCGCCGCCTGCTCGGTCGTTGGTTTCAAGCCGACCGTTGGTCTGGTCAGCCGCCGCGGCATCATCCCCATCTCCTCCACGCAGGACACCGCGGGTCCGATGGCCCGGACCGTGGCGGACACCGCACTGCTCCTGGGTGCCATGGCGGGAGAAGATCCTGAGGATCCTTCGACCCTCGGGGCCTCCCGGTACCGCGAGTCCGACTACACCCGATGGCTCGACCCCAAGGCGCTTCAGGGGGCGCGCCTGGGCGTTGCACGACAGTTCTTTGGGGCACATCTGCTCGTGGATGCCCAGATCGAGCGGCAGCTTGGGCTGCTTCGCGAACTGGGCGCGGTGTTGGTGGATCCCGTGACGATCCCGACCCTTGGCCAATTTGGCGACGCCGAGATGGAAGTGTTGCTTTACGAACTGAAAGCGGGCCTCGCCGCATACCTCTCCACCCGGGGCGACGAGGTGCCGGTGCGGACGCTGGCGGACATCATTGCCTTCAACGAGCGGCATCGGGACCGGGAGATGGCGCTGTTTGACCAGGATCTGTTCCTTCGGGCCGAGGCCAAAGGCCCCCTCACGGATCCCGCCTACCTCCAGGCCCGCGAACAGTGCCGGCGGCTTGCGCGAGTGGAGGGAGTGGAGGCGGTGCTCGCCGGTCACCGCCTGGATGCACTTGTGGCGCCCACCGCCGGGTTGCCGTGGTTGATTGACCCCGTGGCGGGCGACGCGCCGGGCGGAGGCTGTTCCTCCCTGCCGGCGGTTGCCGGCACACCGCACCTCACGGTGCCCGCGGGTTACGTCCGCGGACTGCCGGTGGGCCTTTCGTTCATGGGACCCGCATGGAGCGAGGCCCGATTACTCGCGCTGGGATATGCCTTCGAGCAGGCCGCTCGCTGCCGCCGTCCGCCCGCGTTCCTTTTCACCGCCGGCCGGCTGTAA